One part of the Homo sapiens chromosome 19, GRCh38.p14 Primary Assembly genome encodes these proteins:
- the PPP1R37 gene encoding protein phosphatase 1 regulatory subunit 37, which translates to MEIAPQEAPPVPGADGDIEEAPAEAGSPSPASPPADGRLKAAAKRVTFPSDEDIVSGAVEPKDPWRHAQNVTVDEVIGAYKQACQKLNCRQIPKLLRQLQEFTDLGHRLDCLDLKGEKLDYKTCEALEEVFKRLQFKVVDLEQTNLDEDGASALFDMIEYYESATHLNISFNKHIGTRGWQAAAHMMRKTSCLQYLDARNTPLLDHSAPFVARALRIRSSLAVLHLENASLSGRPLMLLATALKMNMNLRELYLADNKLNGLQDSAQLGNLLKFNCSLQILDLRNNHVLDSGLAYICEGLKEQRKGLVTLVLWNNQLTHTGMAFLGMTLPHTQSLETLNLGHNPIGNEGVRHLKNGLISNRSVLRLGLASTKLTCEGAVAVAEFIAESPRLLRLDLRENEIKTGGLMALSLALKVNHSLLRLDLDREPKKEAVKSFIETQKALLAEIQNGCKRNLVLAREREEKEQPPQLSASMPETTATEPQPDDEPAAGVQNGAPSPAPSPDSDSDSDSDGEEEEEEEGERDETPCPALVPPTDSLGPGDRSPPGSPSTPTEQRISVSSPGRGHKVFVVTRVESPPERAEPPASPTPPSPPPPPSPPASPSLPPAGAIDTRDTGSSEPQPPPEPPRSGPPLPNGLKPEFALALPPEPPPGPEVKGGSCGLEHELSCSKNEKELEELLLEASQESGQETL; encoded by the exons CCCAGAATGTGACCGTGGACGAGGTCATCGGCGCCTACAAGCAGGCCTGCCAGAAGCTGAACTGCAGGCAGATCCCCAAGCTCCTCAGGCAGCTGCAG GAATTCACAGACCTCGGGCACCGCCTCGACTGTCTGGACCTGAAAG GTGAGAAGCTTGACTACAAGACCTGTGAGGCCCTGGAAGAGGTCTTCAAGAGGCTGCAGTTCAAGGTCGTGGACCTGGAGCAGACAAACCTGGATGAAGAT GGTGCCTCGGCCCTCTTCGACATGATCGAGTACTACGAGTCGGCCACCCACCTCAACATCTCCTTCAACAAGCACATCGGCACCCGGGGCTGGCAGGCGGCCGCCCACATGATGCGCAAG ACGAGCTGCCTGCAGTATCTGGACGCCCGCAACACGCCCCTGCTGGACCACTCGGCGCCCTTCGTGGCCCGTGCCCTGCGCATCCGCAGCAGCCTGGCAGTGCTGCACTTGGAGAACGCCAGCCTGTCGGGGCGGCCCCTCATGCTGCTCG CCACGGCCCTGAAGATGAACATGAACCTGCGGGAGCTGTACCTGGCGGACAACAAGCTCAACGGCCTGCAGGACTCGGCCCAGCTGGGTAACCTGCTCAAGTTCAACTGCTCCCTGCAGATCCTGGACCTCCGGAACAACCACGTGCTAGACTcgg GTCTGGCCTACATCTGCGAGGGCCTCAAGGAGCAGAGGAAGGGGCTGGTGACCCTGGTGCTGTGGAACAACCAGCTCACGCACACAGGCATGGCCTTCCTGGGCATGACACTG CCGCACACTCAGAGCCTGGAGACGCTGAACCTGGGCCACAACCCCATCGGGAACGAGGGTGTGCGGCACCTCAAGAACGGGCTCATCAGCAACCGCAGCGTGCTGCGCCTCGGGCTGGCCTCCACCAAGCTCACGTGCGAGG gcgcggtggcggtgGCGGAGTTCATCGCTGAGAGCCCCCGCCTCCTGAGACTGGACCTTCGGGAGAACGAGATCAAGACAGGCGGGCTCATGGCACTGTCGTTGGCCCTCAAGGTGAACCACTCACTGCTGCGCCTGGACCTCGACCGTGAACCCAAGAAAGAGGCG GTGAAGAGCTTCATCGAGACGCAGAAGGCGCTGCTGGCCGAGATCCAGAACGGCTGCAAGCGCAACTTGGTGCTGGCgcgggagagggaggagaaggagcagcCGCCACAGCTGTCGGCCTCCATGCCTGAGACCACCGCCACCGAGCCCCAGCCCGACGACGAGCCCGCCGCTGGGGTGCAGAACGGGGCCCCCAGCCCCGCACCCAGCCCGGACTCAGACTCAGACTCGGACTCggatggggaggaagaggaggaagaggaaggggagagggacgAGACCCCCTGTCCTGCCCTGGTGCCCCCCACGGACTCCCTGGGCCCTGGGGACAGGAGTCCCCCAGGCAGCCCCTCCACACCCACCGAGCAGCGGATTTCCGTGTCCAGCCCGGGCCGGGGCCACAAGGTGTTTGTGGTGACCCGGGTGGAGAGCCCGCCCGAGAGGGCAGAGCCCCCTGcgtcccccacccctccctctcccccaccccctccctccccacccgcCTCACCTTCCCTACCACCAGCCGGGGCCATTGACACCCGGGACACAGGGTCCTCTGAGCCTCAGCCACCACCGGAGCCGCCTCGGTCAGGGCCACCACTGCCCAACGGCCTGAAGCCCGAGTTCGCCCTGGCACTGCCCCCTGAGCCGCCCCCGGGGCCTGAGGTCAAGGGGGGCAGCTGCGGCCTGGAGCACG AACTGAGCTGCTCCAAGAACGAGAAGGAGCTCGAGGAGCTGCTTCTGGAAGCCAGTCAGGAATCCGGGCAGGAGACACTGTGA